A genomic stretch from Aedes albopictus strain Foshan chromosome 2, AalbF5, whole genome shotgun sequence includes:
- the LOC115258660 gene encoding phenoloxidase-activating factor 3-like produces MKTICVIEVKQRNNHIRMLFTQSAAQFSCQRESIEMEARTLFIVTIISAVIGLPSAQGFPRECSPNRECVSFNECMDYQEFHKVSAKEWPRTTQTEVRNLICDVKQSSFSKVYFICCPKTGRRLLNMESCGKQDPKRVAHGKEATIFEFPWMALLRGFDGTFHCGGTLIADRYVLTATHCRRKSVYSVRLGETDLSTAIDCIEYVNGEEECADPPQDILAEKFIPHPKYSVSRKKNDIALVRLASAARMNKNVWPICLPLPEVISSIPQAWMLVSGWGFTENETLSDQLRSADVPIVDLEQCNKSLEPVQLTVDESQVCAGAGIDRADNCQGDSGGPLKYFVHGRFVIHGVVSYGQATCGVETEPGIYTRVQHYLDWIIENLK; encoded by the exons atgaaaactaTCTGTGTTATCGAAGTAAAACAACGGAATAACCACATTCGTATGTTATTCACTCAATCAGCAGCACAGTTCAGTTGCCAACGTGAATCGATTGAGATGGAAGCGCGGACACTTTTCATCGTGACGATCATTAGTGCTGTTATTGGTCTACCTTCGGCACAGGGATTTCCCCGAGAGTGTAGTCCGAACCGGGAATGCGTATCGTTCAATGAGTGCATGGACTACCAAGAATTCCACAAAGTGTCAGCGAAGGAATGGCCAAGGACGACACAGACTGAAGTTAGAAATCTGATTTGCGATGTGAAACAGTCTTCTTTCAGCAAG GTGTACTTCATCTGCTGCCCAAAAACGGGACGCCGCTTGCTGAACATGGAAAGTTGCGGCAAGCAAGATCCAAAACGTGTTGCACATGGAAAGGAAGCCACGATATTCGAGTTCCCGTGGATGGCCTTACTCAGGGGTTTCGATGGCACATTCCATTGCGGAGGTACTCTGATTGCGGACCGTTACGTCCTTACCGCAACGCATTGCAGACGCAAATCTGT CTATTCCGTACGACTAGGAGAAACGGATCTGTCGACAGCAATCGATTGCATAGAGTATGTCAACGGAGAAGAAGAATGCGCTGATCCTCCACAGGACATCCTAGCGGAGAAATTTATTCCTCATCCCAAGTATAGTGTCAGCCGGAAAAAGAATGACATTGCTTTGGTTAGGCTGGCAAGTGCTGCACGAATGAATAAAA ATGTATGGCCCATTTGTCTGCCGCTGCCGGAAGTAATAAGCAGCATTCCCCAAGCATGGATGTTGGTATCTGGGTGGGGCTTTACGGAAAATGAAACGCTTTCGGATCAACTGCGATCAGCCGACGTGCCGATTGTAGATCTTGAGCAGTGCAACAAATCGCTGGAACCCGTACAGTTGACCGTGGATGAGAGTCAGGTTTGCGCCGGTGCCGGAATCGACAGGGCAGACAACTGCCAGGGGGATTCCGGTGGTCCTCTGAAGTATTTCGTACATGGACGGTTCGTGATCCATGGGGTTGTCTCTTATGGGCAGGCAACCTGTGGAGTGGAAACTGAACCGGGAATCTACACAAGAGTTCAACATTATTTGGATTGGATCATTGAAAACTTGAaataa
- the LOC109419553 gene encoding phenoloxidase-activating factor 3, whose translation MCAKIMKIILSVIKAKQRNNHIRMLFTQSVSQFSCKRYSIRMEARILFVVTIISAVIGLSSAQKFPRKCSSDRECVSFTECMDYQEFHKVSAKEWPRTTQTEVRNLFCDVKQSSFSKVYFICCPKSGRRLLDMENCGKQVTPRIAHGKEATIFQFPWMALLRGSDGTFHCGGTLIADRYVLTATHCRRKSVYSVRLGETDLSTAIDCIKYVDGEEECADPPQDILAQKFIHHPKYSVSHKKNDIALVRLASAAKMNDNVRPICLPLPEVLSSLPQARMLVSGWGFTENETRSDQLRFAYVPIVDLEQCNEFLEPVQLTVDESQVCAGAGIDRADNCQGDSGGPLKYFGNGRYVIHGVVSYGQATCGVETEPAIYARVQNYLDWIMENLK comes from the exons ATGTgtgcaaaaataatgaaaattatcTTGAGTGTTATCAAAGCAAAACAACGGAATAACCACATTCGTATGTTATTCACTCAATCAGTATCACAGTTCAGTTGCAAACGCTATTCGATTAGGATGGAAGCGCGGATACTTTTTGTCGTGACGATCATCAGTGCTGTTATTGGCCTATCTTCGGCACAGAAGTTTCCCAGAAAGTGTAGTTCGGACCGGGAATGCGTATCGTTCACTGAGTGCATGGACTACCAAGAATTCCACAAAGTGTCAGCGAAGGAATGGCCAAGGACGACACAGACTGAAGTTAGAAATCTGTTTTGCGATGTGAAACAGTCTTCTTTCAGCAAG GTGTACTTCATCTGCTGCCCAAAATCGGGACGCCGCTTGCTGGACATGGAAAATTGCGGCAAGCAAGTTACACCTCGTATAGCCCATGGAAAGGAAGCCACGATATTCCAGTTCCCGTGGATGGCCTTACTCAGGGGATCCGATGGCACATTCCATTGCGGAGGTACTCTGATTGCGGACCGTTACGTCCTCACCGCAACGCATTGCAGACGCAAATCTGT CTATTCCGTACGTCTAGGAGAAACGGATCTGTCGACAGCAATCGACTGCATAAAGTATGTTGACGGAGAAGAAGAATGCGCTGATCCTCCACAGGATATCCTAGCGCAGAAATTTATCCATCATCCCAAGTATAGTGTCAGCCACAAAAAGAATGACATTGCTTTGGTTAGGCTGGCAAGTGCAGCAAAAATGAATGACA ATGTACGGCCCATCTGTCTGCCACTGCCGGAAGTATTAAGCAGCCTTCCCCAAGCACGGATGCTGGTATCTGGGTGGGGCTTTACCGAAAATGAAACGCGTTCGGATCAACTGCGATTTGCCTACGTACCGATTGTAGATCTTGAGCAGtgcaacgaattcctggaacccGTACAGTTGACCGTGGATGAGAGTCAGGTTTGCGCCGGTGCCGGAATCGACAGGGCAGACAACTGCCAGGGGGATTCCGGTGGTCCTCTGAAGTATTTCGGAAATGGAAGGTACGTGATACATGGGGTTGTCTCGTATGGACAGGCAACCTGTGGAGTGGAAACTGAGCCGGCAATCTACGCAAGAGTTCAAAATTATTTGGATTGGATCATGGAAAACTTGAAATAA